The Flavobacterium sp. 1 genome contains the following window.
CAATATACGGAATCTTAGAAAACAAATAAAAAGGTTTGGATTCATTGAAAAACATAAATTTTCTGTTCTTACAGGATTTTATTTTTTGCCGAATTTAAGTTAACCACTTAAGTAATCTTTAATTATTAAGGTAAAAAAAACCTGACAACGAATTACCAGGTTTAGAATATTGTTTTCACAGAAAAACAATAACAATTCAAAATAAAGAAATCATAGTAAAATACAAATAACCAAACTCAATCTTAACAATTAAAACTTTAACTTTTGAATTTAAATTTTATGCTTGAACTAATTTTTTCAAGCTATTATATACTGCCAATTCAACATCGGCATGTTCTTTCGAATTGCATTTTTCAAGTAAATTATTTAATGTAGCAGCATCTGCATTTTCTTTCTTATCAATCTTAAGCAGAAGCTGTTTTGCTATATCATTTAAACTTTTTGATAATGGTAATAGTGACTGAACAAGTGGCGCATTGGTACTCAAAACATTTAAGTCAGAATCCATTTTAATCCATTTATTTAAATAACTTACAATTACAGCTTGATTTTCAAGTGATTTATTATTTAAAAAATCAGCAACCGCTTGATTAAATTCTATTGCATCAGAAGCATCCGGAGAACACACATCTGCAAATAAGGTTAATGGAGAATACATTTTATATTCAGTTCCCTCACTGTTCCTTGAATATCCTTTTAGCGGTTCACAAACATTTGACAAATCAACCAAAGCATCACTTTTTTGATTATTACTGATGTTTCTCAACAATCCTTCTTTGCTTTTTATATGTGTCAATCCCAGCTCTTCCAATCTAAAAGAAATAATTTTCAGTCTTTTGCGCAAGCTATTAATATCAGTTACATTTTCATTGGACCAAAAACGCTCTGCAATAGCTGCTGTTCTAGGCCAAATTCTGCTGTCTATTGTAGCAGAAGTTGCTAATTCTGTCCACATGGCAGCTTCTCCACCCAAAATTCTTGCTTTTTCTTCATTGGTCAGCGTTACATTTTTTGGCATTGGATCCATTGAATAATGATCTTCAACCCCATACATCAAATCAATATAGTATCCATTGGACAAAACGGTTTTATATCCTCCTTTTGCAGCTTCAACCAAAGATTTTCCTGCCACAAGACCTTCGTTTGATCCTTTCCAAGAATGAATTATTGCTTCTTTGGACATATCTTTGGTCATAATTTCTTCCCAGCCCATTAATGTTTTATTGTGTTTTTTAAGCATCGGAATTAACTGCATGGTAAAGTAGGTCTGCAGTTCGTGGTTATTAGCTAAATTATGTTTCTTTTTAAATTCTTGAATTTTAGGATTTGAGTCCCAGTCTTTACCCTCATTTTCATCTCCGCCAATATGAAAGAACTTCCCAGGAAACAGCGGGCAAACTTCATCAAAAATAGAACTTAAAAGTTCATACGTTTTTGGGTTTGAAGGATCAAGCGTAGGCGTAAAAATGCCTGCATTTCTTTCTAAATCATACTTTTGTATTTGTTTTAATTGCTGTCCTTTTTCACCAGAACCTACATTCAAAATTTCAACTTTACTTCCAATTTCCGGGTAAGCTGTCAAAATTGCCGATCCGTGACCAGGAACATCAATTTCCGGAACTACTAAGATCCCTCTTTCAGCAGCATATTTTACAATATTTTTAATTTCTTCCTGCGTATAATAATTCCCATCAGATGCCATTTGGATCAGCTTTGGGTGTTTTTTCATTTCAATTCTCCAACCTTGATCATCTACCAAATGCCAGTGAAAAACATTCATTTTAACAGCTGCCATTCCATCCAAATTTCTTTTAATCACATCAACAGGCATAAAATGTCTTGCTACGTCAATCATTAATCCTCTCCAAGTAAATCTTGGAAAATCTGAAATTTTTGAAGCTGGAAAATAAAACGAATTATTAGTGTTCTGTAAAAGCTGCAGCAACGTTTCCAAACCATGTAGTGCCCCAACATCTGTAGTTGCATTTATAGTAATCTTGCTTGGAGTTACATCCAATAAATAGCTTTCATCCTCATAAAGTTCAATTTTTCCGCTTCTCACGCAATTAATCTGCAATTGAGCATCTGGAACTTCATTTAAGCTAGTTATGAATCCTTGGTTAAAAAACAGGCCTGTTCTTCCATCCAAACGTCTCAAAAAATTAGTTGCTCCAACAAATATTCTTTCATTTGGAGATCCAGTAATATTTACTTTAAAATTCTTTGTTAGAGCAAAATAACCTTCGTTAAGACTAATATTTTGAGGCCACGGCATAATATTTAATTGCTCTTTAGTAACTTGAGCTGTAGAAATAAAAGATGCAAATAAAAAAAACAGAATATATTTCATTTGATAGAAAAAAGTATGTTAGTAAAAATGTGAAATAGTGCTAAACTCAAGTCTTAGACTTTTTCAAAAAAACTTAGAGTCCAACACTAAACTTAACACAAAACAAAAAATATGATATTAGTATTCAAAACGTTTAAAAGCTTCAATCGCTTCATATTCCGCCAAACCTAAATCATCGTATAATTTGGCTGTATTTTTATTTCTGTCCTCGGCTCTAACCCAAAATTCTCTAGAATCATTGCCTTGAAACATCACTCTGTCTTTTTGGGATTGATGGTATAAGATAGCCTGTCTTTTCAACTGCACTTCATCCGGACTTAATGGAACTGCCATGTCAATTTCATGAATGTCCCATTCGTGCCAAGCGCCTCTGTACAGCCATAACCAGCAATCGTTCATAAATGGTTTAGATTTTAATGCTTTCATGGCTACAAAAATGGCATTCAAACACACTTCATGCGTACCGTGAGGATCAGCAAGATCTCCTGCAGCAAAAACCTGATGCGGTTTTATTTTCTCAATAATATCTTTTACAACAGCAATATCATCTGGACCTAAAGGTTTCTTTTGAACCATTCCTGTTTCATAAAACGGCATGTCCAAAAAGTGCGTGTTTTCATCTTTTAAGCCAATGTGTCTTGTGGCAGCATAAGACTCGCGTCTTCGTATCAAACCTTTCAATTTGCGGACTTCTAAAGTGTCGCTTTGCCCGATTGGTTTCGAATTAATAGAATCAATTACCGATTGAAAATTAATTCCTGTTTTATCCCCTTCAACAAAATCATTACATACTTCTGCAAATTTTAATGCTTCATCATCTGTAACAGCAATGTTTCCTGAAGTTTGATACACAACATGCACATCATGACCCTGTTTGATTAATTTTGCAAAAGTTCCTCCCATAGAAATTACATCATCATCTGGATGCGGACTAAAAAGAATTACTCTCTTTTTCGCTGGGTTAGCTCTTTCAGGGCGGTAAGAATCATCTGTATTTGGTTTTCCTCCTGGCCATCCAGTAATGGTATGCTGCAGCACATTGAACATATTAATATTCAAATCATAAGAAGAACTTCCAGCTGCCAATAAATCAGACATTCCATTATTGTTATAATCTCTGTCAGTCAATTTTAAAATCGATTGATTAGTATGCTGGCAAAGCCAAACAATTGCCTTGCTTTTTAATTGTTCTGTCCAAATACATTCACCTACTAACCAAGGTGTTTCTAAACGTGTCAATTCCGAAGCTGCTCCTTCGTCTAAAACAAAAGTGGTATTATTATGATTTTGCAGAAAAGTAGCCGGAACCTCAGAGCTAATATCCCCTTGAATGGTTCTTTTTATAATTGAAGCTTTGTTTTGTCCCCAAGCCATCAACACAATTCTTTTAGATCTAAGAATTGTTGATACTCCCATCGTAATTGCTTTTTTAGGAACATTGCTGATTCCGTTAAAATCACCCGAAGCATCTACTTTGGTAATGTGATCCAATGTAATAATCCTTGTTCCCGAATTGATATGTGATCCAGGCTCATTAAAACCTACGTGACCAGTACGACCAATTCCTAATAACTGAAAATCAAGTCCTCCAGCGTTTTTAATGTTCATTTCATAATCAACACAAAACTGATTTAAATCTTCTAATGCAACTGTGCCATCTGGAATATTAACATTTTCGGGTCTAATGTCAACATGATTAAAAAGATGCTGGTGCATGAAATAATGATAACTCTGATTACTTTCCTTTGGCATTGGATAGTATTCATCTAAATTAAAAGTAATAACATTGTCAAAACTCAACCCTTCCTCTTTGTGCATACGAACCAATTCTTGGTATACTTTTATAGGAGAAGATCCAGTAGCCAAACCTAATACACATTTTTTATTTTTTTCTTGTTTGGAACGAATTAAGTCCGCAATCTCTTGAGCAACGATTATTGAAGCATCTGCAGCATTTTTAAAAATTACGTTATGGATTTTTTCAAAACGGGTGTCTTCAAACTGACCTGCTTTTTTGAAGCTTATGTCTTTACCTAAGTTTGATGTAGTTCTCATGATTTTTGTTATTATATTTTTTTTTGTATAAAAAGTTATTGTATCGCTACTATTTAATGTTAAATTTTAATAAAGATACATATATATTCTTACTTTTTAATTATTTCTAAATTAGGTTTTTGAAATAAAACTGCCTGAGTTTTATTTATATATAAATTTTATTTTCCAAAAAAATAAAAGAAATTTCGATAGTAATAAGCCCGTAAAATAAAATAGAAATACTTTACAAATCGGAGCGGTTGGCTTCTTTGCCTTTAGTCAATTAAAAAAATCTTGCAGCATCATTTTTCAATTCTTCTTTTTTATATCCAGACAGGCAATATGCCTGTCTGGAATAAAAAATAACTATTTGTATTAGGTATTCTATTAAAAATTAGCTCCAGTTGTATCCCACCAAAGTCTAGTTCCACCATTATCAGGCCCTCCTAACTTAGCAAGCCCTGTTGCGACACCACCGGGGTTTCCGTCTTTTTCAGACTGTACGAAATTTACTCTACGTGGGCCAAATGCAGTTGTGATAGTTCCTCCGCTAGTATTATGCAATGCTCTGAACAATTTAGGGTAGCCAGTTCTTCTGTATTCAGACCAAGCCTCTTGACCTTCTGGGAAATTAGCAATCCATTTTTGAGTAATAATTTTTTGCAATTTCACTTCATTTGCAACTGCTCCATCCCAAGCAATAGTCACATTATTTACAGCTGCTCCATTATTAGCAGCATCTTTAACATCAACAAAATCCTTAGCCGTTTTCACATTATCAGCGATGTAAGCGGCTGCTCCAGAGGCACCATGTTGTGCAAATGAAGCCGTTATACCCGCTTCATATAAAGCTTGAGCAGTACCGCCCATATTCCAACCTCGCAATGCACCCTCTGCCCTTAAGAAAAATACTTCGGCAGTTGTCATTAATACTTTTTCATTTGATCCAACAATTGATCCAATTTCAGACATCCCTGTACGATCTGACTTAGCAATCATATTAATACCAGTGCGAACTCCTCTGTATTGCCCAAGGAAATCAGCTGATTCCTTAAAGTATTTAGCAAGTCTAGGATCTGCATATCCATTCATTATAGATTCCATATCAGCAGACATTCTGATATCACCCCAAGAAGAAGATATAGTCAAGATAGGATCTATATAATTAGGAATGATCACTTTTGCAATATCTGCATTTGTAGTCATCACGCCAAAAGCTTGGCTAACTGCTTTTTCAGCTTCTGTTTTTGCTATAGCTGGTTTAATTTTAACAATTCTCATAGCTAAACGCAAACGCAATGAATTGGCATATTTAATCCATTGTTTGTAATCACCGCCATATCCGCTCATGTCTGTACTCACAAAAGTTGATGCTTCACCTGCATTTACTCTTTTAGTCAATTCTGTCACAGCAAAATCAAGTTCTGAAAACATTTTGGTGTAAACCTCTTCCTGTGAATCATAAGGAATTGTAGTAGCTGTAGTACCAAATTGAGAATATACAATTGGACCAAACACATCAGTAACCCTGTGCATTCCTTCCACTTTCAGAATCAAAGAAATTGCATAGAACTGATCGTATTTGCCTTTCGTTCTTTGCTCTATTTTAAGTGAATTCGCCATTACATCAACATAAGGTAAATCCCAGATAAAACCATTCCAGCCATCAACATAGTTGTAATTTGAATTATCTCCTGCAGCTCCTTTAAAAGGGGTTGGAGTAGCCATATAACCAGACCAAATGTCTGCATTTAGATTTTGTTGCAATTGGTATTTCCAATGTAAAGTATTAAAAATCCCTGTAAAAACTGTACTGAAAGGAACTCTTACATGATTAAAATCTTGTTCAAGACTTTGGGCTGTAAACCCTGTTGGATCCGTGTTGAATTCATTGAAATCGCTTGTACAACTTACTGACACAAGCAATGTTGCACATATAGCAGTTGTTTTTATTTTATTTAGTATCATGATGATATGAATTAGAAAGTTACATTTAAATTAAGACCGATACTTCTTGTAGATGGAGCTGCATAAACATCAATCCCTTGTAAACCGTTACCTGTACTCAAAGAAATATTTGGATCAAATGGAGCGTCTTTGTAGAAGAAGAATAAATTTCTGCCTACTAAAGACAAATTAGCCGTTTTGAAAATTTTGCTGTTTTTAAGATCAAATGTGTATCCTAATGCCAATTCTCTTAAACTTACATTTGTAGCACTATATACATACTCTCCTGTTGCGCCTTCTCTACCTCCAACTTGGCTATAGTAGCTTTCTGCATTGTATTTTCCTGCAAAAGCTTGTCCTGCTTTTGTTGTACCTGGAGCATAAACTGCATTAATATCAACACCGCCAGCATCTCTAGCATCTCCAGTTGTTTTAGAAACACCAAATTTATCATTCACTGCTTCAGTCAAACTCATTACATCTCCTCCAAAACGCCCATCAATTGTAAAGTTCAAAAATAATTTACCATATTTGAACGAGTTACTAAGACCTAACATATAATCAGGATTTGCATTTCCAACTTCTTCGAAACCTGTTTTTTGTATTGAACCGTCTTCATTTAATAAAACTCTGCCTTGAGCATCTTTCTCAAGGTTAATCCCTTCAATAACTCCAAATGGACGACCGTTAATTAAGGAATATCTGTAACTGTTTACTCCAGGCACAGTCAAAATAATCGACCCACCCAATTCATCAGGTAATCCCGAAACTTCATTATTATTTTTGGAATAATTTACGGTAGCATCCCATTTAAATTTATCATTATCGATAATTCTAGCATTAACTAATACTTCAATACCATTATTTTTAATTACACCACCATTGAAAGCATAAT
Protein-coding sequences here:
- a CDS encoding RagB/SusD family nutrient uptake outer membrane protein; this translates as MILNKIKTTAICATLLVSVSCTSDFNEFNTDPTGFTAQSLEQDFNHVRVPFSTVFTGIFNTLHWKYQLQQNLNADIWSGYMATPTPFKGAAGDNSNYNYVDGWNGFIWDLPYVDVMANSLKIEQRTKGKYDQFYAISLILKVEGMHRVTDVFGPIVYSQFGTTATTIPYDSQEEVYTKMFSELDFAVTELTKRVNAGEASTFVSTDMSGYGGDYKQWIKYANSLRLRLAMRIVKIKPAIAKTEAEKAVSQAFGVMTTNADIAKVIIPNYIDPILTISSSWGDIRMSADMESIMNGYADPRLAKYFKESADFLGQYRGVRTGINMIAKSDRTGMSEIGSIVGSNEKVLMTTAEVFFLRAEGALRGWNMGGTAQALYEAGITASFAQHGASGAAAYIADNVKTAKDFVDVKDAANNGAAVNNVTIAWDGAVANEVKLQKIITQKWIANFPEGQEAWSEYRRTGYPKLFRALHNTSGGTITTAFGPRRVNFVQSEKDGNPGGVATGLAKLGGPDNGGTRLWWDTTGANF
- a CDS encoding beta-N-acetylhexosaminidase → MKYILFFLFASFISTAQVTKEQLNIMPWPQNISLNEGYFALTKNFKVNITGSPNERIFVGATNFLRRLDGRTGLFFNQGFITSLNEVPDAQLQINCVRSGKIELYEDESYLLDVTPSKITINATTDVGALHGLETLLQLLQNTNNSFYFPASKISDFPRFTWRGLMIDVARHFMPVDVIKRNLDGMAAVKMNVFHWHLVDDQGWRIEMKKHPKLIQMASDGNYYTQEEIKNIVKYAAERGILVVPEIDVPGHGSAILTAYPEIGSKVEILNVGSGEKGQQLKQIQKYDLERNAGIFTPTLDPSNPKTYELLSSIFDEVCPLFPGKFFHIGGDENEGKDWDSNPKIQEFKKKHNLANNHELQTYFTMQLIPMLKKHNKTLMGWEEIMTKDMSKEAIIHSWKGSNEGLVAGKSLVEAAKGGYKTVLSNGYYIDLMYGVEDHYSMDPMPKNVTLTNEEKARILGGEAAMWTELATSATIDSRIWPRTAAIAERFWSNENVTDINSLRKRLKIISFRLEELGLTHIKSKEGLLRNISNNQKSDALVDLSNVCEPLKGYSRNSEGTEYKMYSPLTLFADVCSPDASDAIEFNQAVADFLNNKSLENQAVIVSYLNKWIKMDSDLNVLSTNAPLVQSLLPLSKSLNDIAKQLLLKIDKKENADAATLNNLLEKCNSKEHADVELAVYNSLKKLVQA
- the nagB gene encoding glucosamine-6-phosphate deaminase, which produces MRTTSNLGKDISFKKAGQFEDTRFEKIHNVIFKNAADASIIVAQEIADLIRSKQEKNKKCVLGLATGSSPIKVYQELVRMHKEEGLSFDNVITFNLDEYYPMPKESNQSYHYFMHQHLFNHVDIRPENVNIPDGTVALEDLNQFCVDYEMNIKNAGGLDFQLLGIGRTGHVGFNEPGSHINSGTRIITLDHITKVDASGDFNGISNVPKKAITMGVSTILRSKRIVLMAWGQNKASIIKRTIQGDISSEVPATFLQNHNNTTFVLDEGAASELTRLETPWLVGECIWTEQLKSKAIVWLCQHTNQSILKLTDRDYNNNGMSDLLAAGSSSYDLNINMFNVLQHTITGWPGGKPNTDDSYRPERANPAKKRVILFSPHPDDDVISMGGTFAKLIKQGHDVHVVYQTSGNIAVTDDEALKFAEVCNDFVEGDKTGINFQSVIDSINSKPIGQSDTLEVRKLKGLIRRRESYAATRHIGLKDENTHFLDMPFYETGMVQKKPLGPDDIAVVKDIIEKIKPHQVFAAGDLADPHGTHEVCLNAIFVAMKALKSKPFMNDCWLWLYRGAWHEWDIHEIDMAVPLSPDEVQLKRQAILYHQSQKDRVMFQGNDSREFWVRAEDRNKNTAKLYDDLGLAEYEAIEAFKRFEY